A single region of the Rathayibacter rathayi genome encodes:
- a CDS encoding S-ribosylhomocysteine lyase: MNVESFNLDHRTVAAPYVRLADAKTLPGGDHLVKYDVRFTQPNHAHLDMPTVHSLEHLFAEKSRNHSDRVIDFSPMGCQTGFYLILSGEPEFAEVLGLVEATLQDITEANEVPAANETQCGWGANHSLEGAQAAARTFLAHRSEWESVTA; the protein is encoded by the coding sequence ATGAACGTCGAGTCGTTCAACCTCGACCACCGCACCGTTGCCGCACCGTACGTACGCCTCGCCGACGCGAAGACGTTGCCGGGGGGCGACCACCTCGTCAAGTACGACGTGCGTTTCACCCAGCCCAATCACGCCCACCTCGACATGCCGACCGTGCACTCGCTCGAGCACCTGTTCGCCGAGAAGTCCCGCAACCACTCCGACCGCGTGATCGACTTCTCGCCGATGGGCTGCCAGACCGGCTTCTACCTGATCCTCTCCGGCGAGCCCGAGTTCGCCGAGGTCCTCGGCCTGGTGGAGGCGACGCTGCAGGACATCACCGAGGCCAACGAGGTGCCTGCGGCCAACGAGACCCAGTGCGGCTGGGGTGCCAACCACTCGCTCGAAGGGGCGCAGGCGGCGGCGCGGACCTTCCTCGCGCACCGCTCGGAGTGGGAGTCGGTCACCGCGTGA
- a CDS encoding response regulator yields MKILIADDDPQILRALRITLTARGYDVVTAGDGTEAINRAVDEHPDLYMIDLGMPRLDGVTVIHGLRSWTSAPILVVSGRTGAADKVGALDAGADDYVTKPFSMDEVLARIRALSRRVQPADGEPLVVIGEVTVDLVAKSATRDGASVRLTPTEWQVLEILIRNAGKLVTRRSLLAEIWGPAHVTDTGYLRLYLAQLRKKLEPDPAHPRYLLTEAGMGYRFVPAE; encoded by the coding sequence ATGAAGATCCTGATCGCCGACGATGATCCGCAGATCCTGCGCGCCCTGCGCATCACACTCACGGCGCGCGGCTACGACGTGGTGACGGCCGGTGACGGCACGGAGGCGATCAACCGCGCGGTGGACGAGCATCCGGACCTCTACATGATCGACCTCGGCATGCCGCGGCTCGACGGGGTGACGGTCATCCACGGGCTGCGCAGTTGGACGAGTGCGCCGATCCTGGTCGTCTCGGGGCGCACGGGCGCGGCGGATAAGGTGGGCGCGCTCGACGCGGGCGCCGACGACTACGTCACCAAACCGTTCTCGATGGACGAGGTGCTCGCGCGCATCCGGGCCCTCTCGCGGCGGGTGCAGCCGGCCGACGGCGAGCCTCTGGTCGTGATCGGCGAGGTGACCGTGGACCTGGTGGCCAAGAGCGCGACGCGGGACGGAGCCTCCGTGCGGCTCACGCCGACGGAGTGGCAGGTGCTCGAGATCCTGATCCGCAACGCGGGCAAGCTGGTCACCCGTCGCTCGCTGCTGGCGGAAATCTGGGGACCCGCGCATGTCACTGACACCGGCTACCTGCGCCTTTACCTCGCTCAGCTGCGCAAGAAGCTCGAGCCCGACCCCGCGCATCCGCGCTACCTGCTCACCGAGGCTGGGATGGGCTACCGATTCGTGCCGGCAGAGTGA
- a CDS encoding sensor histidine kinase: MTKGRLRVLLGAAPGVGKTSTMLEEGRRLSAEGRDIVVAVVETHGRSATAAMVEGLEVVPRRSVEHRGVLLEEMDLDAVLARRPDVALVDELAHTNAPGSRHEKRWEDVRALLDAGITVFSTVNIQHIESLNDVVHAITGAPQRETIPDAVLRAADQIEVVDLAPQALRDRLADGHIYPPERIDAALSNYFRLGNLTALRELALLWLADEVDNALRDYRVEHGIDSIWEARERVVVTLTGGPEGETLLRRGARIAARASGGDLLAVHVVTPDGLRIPRPQVLEAQRALVEKLGGSYHQVVGEDVPRTLVEFARSVNATQLVIGVSRRSRLASALTPGTASTVIRESGNIDVHIVSHSAAGRTAVLPRLDGALTLRRRILGLALALVGGPLVTWLLSSLRSDESITSDVLSYQLLVVVVALVGGLWPALFAAVLSGLTLDFFFVDPLYTITVDEPLHALALVLSMLNAALVSAVVDRAARRARAAKRSGAESELLATIAGGVIRGQGALQAILERSREAFGLTGVRLVRDGEVVAADGEPQPEGDPARIAVGEGAVLELHGRELEGSERRLVQVISAQLDSVLENAALSETASSLAPLAETDRVRSALLSAVSHDLRRPLAAATAAVSGLRSPEVVWSERDREELLATADESLTVLAALVTDLLDVTRLEAGALAVALAPLDAADVVLPALDELGLGPGEVDLDLDPEGPALLADAVLLQRVVVNLLANAVRYAPPGTRVRVSASAFGGNVQLRVVDHGPGVPEERRAEIFVPFQRLGDDDNLTGLGLGLALSKGFTEGMGGTLETEDTPGGGLTMVVTLPLAPPPEPAGAHEDSGGAA, encoded by the coding sequence ATGACGAAGGGCCGCCTGCGCGTGCTGCTCGGAGCTGCGCCCGGAGTGGGCAAGACCTCCACGATGCTCGAGGAGGGTCGCCGACTGTCCGCCGAGGGGCGCGACATCGTGGTGGCCGTGGTCGAGACGCACGGTCGCTCCGCCACCGCGGCGATGGTCGAGGGGCTCGAGGTCGTGCCACGGCGGTCCGTCGAGCACCGCGGCGTGCTGCTCGAGGAGATGGACCTCGACGCGGTGCTCGCCCGTCGCCCGGACGTAGCGCTGGTCGACGAGCTCGCACACACGAACGCCCCCGGCTCGCGCCACGAGAAGCGCTGGGAGGACGTCCGCGCGCTCCTGGACGCCGGTATCACCGTCTTCTCGACCGTGAACATCCAGCACATCGAGTCGCTCAACGACGTCGTGCACGCGATCACCGGGGCACCGCAGCGTGAGACGATCCCGGACGCGGTCCTCCGTGCGGCCGACCAGATCGAAGTCGTCGACCTGGCACCCCAGGCCCTGCGCGATCGGCTCGCCGACGGCCACATCTACCCGCCCGAGCGGATCGACGCCGCACTCTCCAACTACTTCCGGCTCGGCAACCTCACTGCCCTGCGCGAGCTCGCGCTACTCTGGCTCGCCGACGAGGTCGACAACGCCCTCCGCGACTACCGCGTCGAGCACGGCATCGACAGCATCTGGGAGGCGCGGGAGCGCGTCGTCGTCACCCTGACCGGCGGGCCGGAGGGCGAGACCCTGCTGCGTCGCGGCGCGCGGATCGCGGCCCGCGCCTCCGGAGGCGACCTGCTCGCCGTGCATGTGGTGACGCCTGACGGCCTGCGCATCCCGCGGCCGCAGGTGTTGGAGGCGCAGCGCGCGCTGGTCGAGAAGCTCGGCGGCAGCTACCACCAGGTGGTCGGCGAGGACGTGCCGCGCACGCTGGTCGAGTTCGCCCGCTCGGTGAACGCGACGCAGCTGGTGATCGGCGTCAGTAGGCGCAGCCGGCTCGCCTCGGCGCTCACCCCCGGGACCGCGTCGACGGTGATCCGCGAATCCGGCAACATCGACGTGCACATTGTCAGCCACTCCGCCGCCGGGCGCACCGCGGTACTGCCCAGGCTCGACGGGGCGCTGACGCTGCGACGCCGCATCCTGGGCCTGGCTCTCGCCCTGGTGGGCGGGCCGCTGGTGACCTGGCTGCTGTCGAGCCTGCGCAGCGACGAGTCGATCACGAGCGACGTGCTCTCGTACCAGCTGCTGGTGGTGGTGGTCGCGCTGGTTGGCGGGCTCTGGCCGGCGCTCTTCGCGGCCGTGCTCTCGGGGCTCACGCTCGACTTCTTCTTCGTCGATCCGCTCTACACGATCACCGTGGACGAGCCGCTGCACGCGCTGGCGCTCGTGCTCTCCATGCTGAACGCGGCGCTGGTCAGCGCCGTGGTGGACCGAGCGGCGCGGCGGGCGCGGGCGGCGAAGCGCTCGGGAGCGGAGTCGGAGCTGCTCGCGACGATCGCGGGCGGGGTGATCCGTGGGCAGGGCGCGCTGCAGGCGATCCTCGAGCGCTCGCGTGAGGCGTTCGGGCTGACCGGGGTGCGGCTGGTGCGCGACGGCGAGGTCGTCGCGGCGGACGGCGAGCCGCAGCCGGAGGGGGACCCCGCGCGCATCGCGGTGGGCGAGGGCGCGGTGCTCGAGCTGCACGGTCGGGAGCTGGAGGGGAGCGAGCGGCGGCTTGTGCAGGTGATCTCGGCGCAGCTGGACTCGGTGCTCGAGAACGCGGCGCTCAGCGAGACGGCCAGCTCTCTCGCTCCGCTCGCCGAGACCGACCGGGTGCGCAGCGCCCTGCTCTCGGCGGTCAGCCACGACCTGCGCCGACCCCTCGCCGCCGCCACCGCGGCGGTCAGCGGGTTGCGCTCGCCCGAGGTGGTCTGGAGTGAGCGGGACCGCGAGGAGCTGCTCGCGACGGCCGACGAGAGCCTCACCGTGCTCGCCGCGCTGGTCACCGACCTGCTCGACGTGACGCGGCTGGAGGCGGGGGCGCTCGCCGTGGCACTCGCTCCGCTGGATGCCGCCGACGTGGTGCTGCCGGCGCTCGACGAACTCGGGCTCGGGCCCGGCGAGGTCGACCTCGACCTCGACCCGGAGGGACCGGCGCTGCTCGCCGACGCCGTCCTGCTGCAGCGGGTCGTGGTCAATCTGCTCGCGAACGCCGTCCGCTACGCGCCGCCCGGCACGCGGGTGCGGGTGTCGGCTAGCGCCTTCGGCGGGAACGTGCAGCTACGGGTCGTCGACCACGGCCCCGGGGTGCCCGAGGAGCGCCGCGCGGAGATTTTCGTGCCGTTCCAGCGCCTCGGCGACGACGATAACCTCACCGGGCTCGGCCTGGGCCTTGCTCTGTCGAAGGGGTTCACGGAGGGGATGGGCGGCACGCTCGAGACGGAGGACACTCCGGGGGGCGGGCTCACGATGGTGGTGACGCTGCCGCTGGCGCCGCCTCCCGAGCCCGCCGGAGCGCACGAGGACTCCGGAGGAGCCGCATGA
- a CDS encoding potassium-transporting ATPase subunit C has protein sequence MAAVEGVDPAAVSADALTASASRLDPAISLDYALLQVPRVAAARGLDEDAVRALDEEHTEGRELGYLGEPTVDVLELTTALARL, from the coding sequence ATAGCCGCCGTCGAGGGCGTCGACCCGGCCGCAGTGTCGGCCGACGCGCTGACCGCCTCCGCCTCGCGCCTGGACCCGGCGATCAGCCTCGACTACGCGCTGCTCCAGGTGCCGCGGGTCGCCGCCGCCCGCGGACTCGACGAGGACGCCGTGCGCGCGCTGGACGAGGAGCACACCGAGGGCCGCGAGCTCGGCTACCTCGGCGAGCCGACCGTGGACGTGCTCGAGCTCACCACCGCCCTCGCGCGGCTGTGA
- the chvE gene encoding multiple monosaccharide ABC transporter substrate-binding protein, whose amino-acid sequence MKFSRGITTLAAAGIISLGLAACSASPANSGGAGAGAGAEGDCTVGISMPTRSLERWINDGEGLQTKLKGDGCTVDLQYADNKTDQQISQIQNQIAGGSKILVVAAIDGEALAPVLAEAKKQNATVIAYDRLINGTADVDYYATFDNYKVGQLQGQYIESTLDLKNAAGPFTLEPFAGSPDDNNAKFFFSGAWDVLQPYIESGKLTVPSGKSPASDDDWASIGIQGWASDKAQSEMDNRLSSFYTGGQKVDVVLSPNDSLAIGIEASLKSAGYAPGADYPVITGQDADKANVKAILADEQSMTVWKDTRTLGDRVFQMVQSIVAGEEPEVNDTESYNNGSKVVPSYLLEPQVVTKDDVQSVLVDSGFLKAGDVGL is encoded by the coding sequence ATGAAGTTCTCCCGCGGCATCACTACGCTGGCCGCCGCCGGCATCATCTCCCTCGGCCTCGCGGCCTGTTCCGCGAGCCCGGCCAACTCGGGCGGCGCCGGTGCAGGCGCCGGCGCAGAAGGCGACTGCACCGTCGGCATCTCGATGCCCACCCGCAGCCTTGAGCGCTGGATCAACGACGGCGAAGGCCTCCAGACCAAGCTCAAGGGCGACGGCTGCACCGTCGACCTCCAATACGCCGACAACAAGACCGACCAGCAGATCTCGCAGATCCAGAACCAGATCGCAGGCGGCTCGAAGATCCTGGTCGTCGCCGCGATCGACGGCGAGGCCCTCGCGCCCGTCCTTGCCGAAGCGAAGAAGCAGAACGCCACCGTCATCGCCTACGACCGCCTCATCAACGGCACCGCGGACGTCGACTACTACGCGACCTTCGACAACTACAAGGTCGGCCAGCTCCAGGGCCAGTACATCGAGTCGACCCTCGACCTCAAGAACGCCGCGGGCCCCTTCACCCTCGAGCCCTTCGCCGGCAGCCCCGACGACAACAACGCGAAGTTCTTCTTCTCCGGCGCCTGGGACGTCCTGCAGCCTTACATCGAGAGCGGCAAGCTGACCGTCCCCTCGGGCAAGTCGCCCGCGTCGGACGACGACTGGGCCTCGATCGGCATTCAAGGCTGGGCCTCCGACAAGGCGCAGTCCGAGATGGACAACCGTCTCTCCTCCTTCTACACCGGCGGCCAGAAGGTCGACGTGGTGCTTTCGCCCAATGACAGCCTCGCGATCGGCATCGAGGCGTCGCTGAAGTCCGCCGGTTACGCCCCCGGCGCCGACTACCCGGTCATCACCGGCCAGGATGCCGACAAGGCCAACGTCAAGGCGATCCTCGCCGACGAGCAGTCCATGACGGTCTGGAAGGACACCCGCACCCTCGGTGACCGCGTCTTCCAGATGGTGCAGTCGATCGTCGCGGGCGAGGAGCCCGAGGTCAACGACACCGAGAGTTACAACAACGGCAGCAAGGTCGTCCCGTCCTACCTGCTCGAGCCGCAGGTCGTCACGAAGGACGACGTGCAGTCGGTCCTCGTCGACTCCGGCTTCCTCAAGGCCGGCGACGTCGGACTCTGA
- the mmsA gene encoding multiple monosaccharide ABC transporter ATP-binding protein: MRDIVKEFGGGIRALDGVSLSVQPGEVHAICGENGAGKSTLMKVLSGVYPHGSFEGTIDFEGKEAQYRSINDSESDGIVIIHQELALSPYLSIAENIFLGNEKSSRGVINWNATNAEAAKLLARVGLDESPATKILELGVGKQQLVEIAKALAKEVKLLILDEPTAALNDEDSDHLLGLIDQLRMQGITCIIISHKLKEIRAIADTVTIIRDGRTIESFSMVGEQASESRIIRAMVGRDLNSMFPPRDPQIGEEKLRVENWTVHHPVDIHRVVVDDASFTVRAGEIVGFAGLMGAGRTELAMSIFGKSYGTGISGRVFKDGKEIQTRTVDEAIRNGLAYATEDRKRYGLNLIGDITVNVSAAALSRLARLGVIDKHREYKVADSYRSKMNIKAPTVSAVTGKLSGGNQQKVVLSKWIFSGPDVLILDEPTRGIDVGAKYEIYGIINELAAQGKAVVVISSELPELIGLADRIYTISEGRITGEIDRADATQEHLMHYMTAGKDQAR; the protein is encoded by the coding sequence ATGCGCGACATCGTCAAAGAGTTCGGCGGCGGCATCCGCGCCCTCGACGGCGTCTCGCTCTCGGTTCAGCCCGGCGAAGTCCATGCCATCTGTGGCGAGAACGGCGCCGGTAAGTCGACGCTGATGAAAGTCCTCTCCGGCGTTTATCCGCACGGCAGCTTCGAGGGCACCATCGACTTCGAGGGTAAGGAGGCGCAGTACCGGTCGATCAACGACAGCGAGTCTGACGGAATCGTCATCATCCACCAGGAACTCGCCCTCAGCCCCTACCTCTCGATCGCCGAGAACATTTTCCTCGGCAATGAGAAGTCGTCCCGCGGCGTCATCAACTGGAATGCCACCAATGCGGAGGCGGCGAAGCTGCTCGCTCGCGTCGGCCTCGACGAGAGCCCCGCGACCAAGATTCTCGAGCTCGGCGTCGGCAAGCAGCAGCTCGTCGAAATCGCCAAAGCCCTCGCCAAGGAGGTGAAGCTCCTCATCCTCGATGAGCCCACCGCCGCCCTCAACGACGAGGACAGCGACCACCTGCTCGGCCTGATCGACCAGCTCCGCATGCAGGGCATCACCTGCATCATCATCAGCCACAAGCTGAAAGAGATCCGCGCCATCGCGGACACCGTCACGATCATCCGCGACGGCCGCACCATCGAGAGCTTCTCGATGGTCGGCGAGCAGGCGTCCGAAAGCCGGATCATCCGGGCAATGGTCGGCCGGGACCTCAACAGCATGTTCCCGCCGCGCGATCCGCAGATCGGCGAAGAGAAGTTGCGCGTCGAAAACTGGACCGTGCACCACCCCGTCGACATCCACCGAGTCGTGGTGGACGACGCCTCCTTCACCGTGCGCGCCGGCGAGATCGTCGGCTTCGCGGGCCTGATGGGCGCCGGCCGCACCGAACTCGCGATGAGTATCTTTGGGAAGAGCTACGGCACCGGCATCTCCGGGCGCGTCTTCAAGGACGGCAAGGAGATCCAGACCCGCACGGTCGACGAGGCGATCCGCAATGGGCTCGCCTACGCGACCGAAGACCGCAAGCGCTACGGCCTCAACCTGATCGGCGACATCACCGTCAATGTCTCGGCCGCCGCGCTCTCGCGACTGGCCCGGCTCGGAGTGATCGACAAGCACCGCGAGTACAAGGTCGCCGATTCGTACCGCTCCAAGATGAATATCAAGGCGCCGACCGTCTCGGCCGTCACCGGCAAGCTCTCCGGTGGTAATCAGCAGAAGGTCGTCCTCTCGAAGTGGATCTTCTCGGGTCCCGACGTGCTCATCCTCGACGAGCCCACCCGCGGCATCGACGTCGGAGCCAAGTACGAGATCTACGGGATCATCAACGAGCTCGCGGCGCAGGGCAAGGCGGTGGTCGTCATCTCGTCCGAGCTGCCCGAGCTGATCGGCCTCGCCGACCGCATTTACACCATCTCCGAGGGCCGGATCACAGGCGAGATCGACCGCGCCGACGCCACCCAGGAGCACCTCATGCACTACATGACCGCCGGAAAGGACCAGGCACGATGA
- the mmsB gene encoding multiple monosaccharide ABC transporter permease, which translates to MSATTTTAPADTPANTPSTPPKRSRRLNINVRQYGILAALAIIILLFQVLTGGRLLLPGNVNNLIQQNAYVLILAIGMVMVIIAGHIDLSVGSVVAMVGAISAIAMNNWGLPWWAAVVVALVTGAIVGAWQGFWVAFVGIPAFIVTLAGMLIFRGFTLVLLTGGTINGLPTEFTAIGAGWLPGVLGGIAGRDALTLVLGLIVCVVLVAQQLRSRATLRRLELPREPLGSLIAKSAIAVVAIMALAWLLAGYSGTPIILIVLAVLILTYSFVLGRTVFGRHIYAMGGNLFAAMMSGVKTKWVNFFIFVNMGALAGVAGIVSTARAGGAVASAGQNYELDAIAAVFIGGAAVQGGVGTVVGAVIGGLVMGVLNMGLSILSVDAAWQMAIKGFVLLLAVAFDIFNKRRAGSR; encoded by the coding sequence ATGAGCGCCACGACCACGACAGCGCCGGCGGACACGCCCGCCAACACGCCCTCCACCCCGCCCAAGCGCTCGCGCCGGCTGAACATCAACGTCCGGCAGTACGGCATCCTCGCCGCGCTGGCGATCATCATCCTGCTCTTCCAGGTGCTGACCGGAGGGCGCCTGCTTCTGCCCGGCAACGTCAACAACTTGATCCAGCAGAACGCCTATGTGCTGATCCTCGCGATCGGCATGGTGATGGTCATCATCGCCGGCCACATCGACCTCTCGGTCGGCTCGGTCGTGGCGATGGTCGGCGCCATCTCGGCGATCGCGATGAACAACTGGGGCCTGCCCTGGTGGGCGGCCGTCGTCGTCGCCCTCGTCACCGGCGCCATCGTCGGAGCGTGGCAGGGCTTCTGGGTCGCCTTCGTCGGCATACCTGCGTTCATCGTCACCCTCGCGGGCATGCTGATCTTCCGCGGCTTCACCCTGGTCCTGCTCACCGGCGGAACGATCAACGGCCTCCCGACCGAATTCACCGCGATCGGCGCCGGCTGGCTCCCGGGCGTTCTGGGCGGCATCGCCGGCCGTGACGCGCTCACCCTGGTCCTCGGCCTGATCGTCTGCGTCGTCCTCGTCGCGCAGCAGCTCCGCAGTCGCGCGACGCTCCGCCGCCTTGAGCTGCCCCGCGAACCCCTCGGCTCACTCATCGCGAAGTCGGCCATCGCCGTCGTCGCGATCATGGCCCTCGCCTGGCTGCTCGCCGGCTACAGCGGCACCCCGATCATCCTGATCGTGCTCGCCGTGCTGATCCTCACCTACAGCTTCGTGCTCGGCCGGACGGTCTTCGGCCGCCACATCTACGCGATGGGCGGCAACCTCTTCGCCGCGATGATGTCGGGCGTCAAGACGAAGTGGGTCAACTTCTTCATCTTCGTCAACATGGGTGCACTGGCCGGAGTGGCGGGCATCGTCAGCACCGCACGCGCCGGCGGTGCGGTGGCCTCGGCCGGACAGAACTACGAGCTGGACGCGATCGCCGCGGTCTTCATCGGCGGCGCGGCCGTCCAAGGAGGCGTGGGCACCGTCGTCGGAGCCGTCATCGGCGGTCTCGTGATGGGCGTGCTCAACATGGGCCTGTCCATCCTCTCCGTCGACGCCGCCTGGCAGATGGCGATCAAGGGCTTCGTGCTGCTGCTCGCGGTGGCGTTCGATATCTTCAACAAGCGCCGCGCCGGCTCCCGCTAG
- a CDS encoding ROK family transcriptional regulator, producing the protein MAGAVGASSNALLRRTNLASLATLVHRSGPTSRAELGRLTGLNRSAIANLIGELSELGWVAEETTAPDGRIGRPSATVVAGDRFAAVGVHLDTDAIIVGLVGLHGELLRRVRFDTSKPASPATVVRVVTGIVEGFRSERESLRTLVGAGVAVPGLVQADSGFVHRAPHLGWREVDLASQLRRALDLPVAVGNDATLGAIGESLFGAAHGVADVVYVTGGAGGIGGGVIIGGVPLQGSSGFAAELGHTLVVTNGRLCSCGRRGCLEAEVRMRSLLDVLGARVLDQDELDIALGTSRDPLVLAEVARQVDLLSEGLSTYINLFNPTAVVLGGFLGSLLTVDRERLAARVSARALSDLARGVRIERAALRSRLELVGAAELPWRRALADPAAVTPGAQPPGERSPREDAWGARA; encoded by the coding sequence ATGGCAGGAGCAGTCGGAGCCTCCAGCAACGCGCTGCTGCGCCGCACGAACCTCGCGAGCCTCGCGACCCTGGTGCACCGTTCAGGGCCGACGAGCCGCGCCGAGCTCGGTCGCCTCACCGGCCTGAACCGCTCGGCCATCGCCAACCTCATCGGCGAGCTGAGCGAACTCGGCTGGGTCGCGGAGGAGACGACGGCGCCCGACGGCCGCATCGGCCGCCCCAGCGCCACCGTCGTCGCCGGCGACCGCTTCGCCGCCGTGGGGGTGCACCTCGACACCGACGCGATCATCGTCGGTCTGGTGGGCCTGCACGGCGAGCTGCTGCGCCGCGTCCGCTTCGACACTTCGAAACCCGCGAGCCCAGCCACCGTCGTCCGGGTCGTCACCGGCATCGTCGAGGGCTTCCGCTCCGAACGGGAATCACTGCGCACGCTCGTCGGTGCCGGCGTTGCCGTCCCCGGCCTCGTCCAGGCCGACTCCGGCTTCGTCCACCGCGCCCCCCACCTCGGCTGGCGCGAAGTCGACCTCGCCTCGCAGCTGCGCCGTGCCCTCGATCTCCCGGTCGCCGTCGGCAACGACGCGACCCTCGGTGCCATCGGCGAGTCGCTCTTCGGAGCGGCGCACGGCGTCGCCGACGTCGTGTACGTCACCGGCGGCGCCGGCGGGATCGGCGGAGGCGTCATCATCGGCGGAGTCCCGCTCCAGGGCTCCTCCGGATTCGCGGCCGAGCTCGGCCACACGCTCGTCGTCACGAACGGCCGCCTCTGCAGCTGCGGCCGCCGCGGCTGCCTCGAGGCCGAAGTGCGGATGCGCTCCCTGCTCGACGTCCTCGGCGCCCGCGTCCTCGACCAGGACGAACTCGACATCGCTCTCGGCACCTCGCGCGACCCGTTAGTGCTCGCCGAGGTCGCCCGCCAGGTCGACCTGCTCTCGGAAGGCCTGTCCACCTACATCAACCTCTTTAACCCCACCGCCGTCGTCCTCGGCGGCTTCCTCGGTTCACTGCTCACCGTCGACCGCGAGCGCCTCGCCGCCCGCGTCTCCGCCCGCGCTTTGAGCGACCTCGCCCGCGGCGTACGGATCGAGCGCGCGGCCCTGCGCTCAAGGCTGGAACTCGTCGGCGCCGCAGAGTTACCCTGGCGGCGGGCGCTCGCGGATCCCGCCGCGGTCACCCCAGGCGCGCAGCCCCCTGGCGAGCGCAGCCCGCGCGAGGACGCATGGGGCGCCCGCGCCTGA
- a CDS encoding nitroreductase/quinone reductase family protein: MADWNDTIIEEFRANGGTVTTGGFGRNLVLVHHRGARSGEERVTPLMALHPSDDVWLLAASAAGAPKHPAWFHNLLAHPDLAIETPDDGTVDVRARVLTGDERDAGWERFTTASTGFLDYEKRTTRTIPVVQLTRR; the protein is encoded by the coding sequence ATGGCTGACTGGAACGACACCATCATCGAGGAGTTCCGCGCCAATGGCGGGACCGTGACCACCGGCGGCTTCGGGAGGAATCTCGTCCTGGTGCACCACCGCGGTGCCCGCTCCGGCGAGGAGCGTGTCACTCCGCTGATGGCGCTGCACCCCTCCGACGACGTCTGGCTGCTCGCCGCGTCGGCCGCCGGCGCCCCGAAGCACCCTGCCTGGTTCCACAACCTTCTCGCCCACCCCGACCTCGCGATCGAAACCCCCGACGACGGCACCGTCGACGTCCGCGCCCGCGTCCTCACCGGCGACGAGCGCGACGCCGGCTGGGAGCGCTTCACCACCGCCTCCACCGGCTTCCTCGACTACGAGAAGCGCACCACCCGCACGATCCCCGTGGTGCAACTCACCCGACGCTGA